A single region of the Penaeus chinensis breed Huanghai No. 1 chromosome 41, ASM1920278v2, whole genome shotgun sequence genome encodes:
- the LOC125047718 gene encoding E3 ubiquitin-protein ligase Ubr3-like isoform X2 → MNENTNIGVLILLTLSPVPMYVFILFSSFFIIIVIFFFPVCVRGCAEKQWATPQASWRVVAGSWNAIAVRRYDNATTCGLVWTANFVAYRCRTCGISPCMSLCAQCFQEGNHEGHDFNMFRSQAGGACDCGNSAVMKESGFCHRHGSQAQLNKPEVPPDLLAIADAMMPRIFLRFIQHCREHSCASLDKVLEAMEESSLYLDLLQDLSRLGAAMRKIMTKSLCNPNVYTDLTQPSSNSMNNEYLKQNKTWYEEALNSIPFGEVPPGYQDIPTLNGPLVHKTFLDEIVFWTVKFEFPQKLVCLLLNMLPDTEYEDAFARAFVQHYSRISVMLVQSTDSETLSNRVVHVSVQLFSDQDLAYRMTDSFHLLHVMIVSLKNMMKSICVPSTLHDKLRNTHRVVNCGDHVMKNHCYWPLVSDLNNVLSHKPIAVKFMSDQRLIQEWFSFLSMFQGMNVNVRELTQHIEFEPQTYYAAFSAELEASASPMWALVSHLRDSETRHYTFSVLKQCLHALNNWFNAVGFAHSDMGDPYQVSFHLPLHRYYSVFMCQAVKAQGARLEEVLPPQDLLHLIMVHPLRLQAAFYEILSGIWVRNGLQIKGQAMTYIQCHFCNSMVDADLYLLQICAGELPPDNFIMTVLDRFHVLESLSMSPRASNSFLDSEHEMTIIESCLTFLATLMTVRTNIGLSESELAQLEMVTLLCMGDKTHSQLMEYMPEKCGSAAQSRDFETVLSRVSSYRAPNFEASGTMQQGMYIPKDEVWENLYDPIYVLLRAVQRRDFQASLDRFKLYCKQSGNMSNSGSLWPPFRLPSPVTSPYTDPQRVIACRSFHAVLLVLLYKALNETSSTDHLLALTVYLLELTVEYQAKHHSQSGELVAAQFYENVTEEVDDRPDGQFCKWFLTDDIFTNANTVVSRVDLNPTPSISSSSDGELDGSDLEMDELEGGEPRLALHGAPRPRPLPSGSELVLYQEAASAVVPTGETPTTPDTPTQDHLSPLALPPPTTGNMLVPVTQSGSPGVAAQASLPAPVQFPPLLAGTEVGRRGGSRSSSSSSPSCSNRRHHGRSYVVPHPLHLRSRRPAGPAKALLPAGGDGSMPPSVQTSPPTPELSHFSSLPQLDSGDEYIAVEESIISLLIKLHSKLTGKPNSYRPNFDESSDSRIGDGPFFIAKLLNKIGRYEPSARQGILDTISRIYCKREEDSSASSEEEARAREEKRKRAKERQKRVMAEFAFRQRQFMEQNKAEAAEAEASGNDAMEVEEEQPERHKEYDCVICNQSIPSTPERPVGLVVLLQATSVLGHRTSQQKPFSVPTSDSERTRLKQRRFTLGQFMEERADTLNRYFDYNSWLVSMNNGWEGGVHVQTCGHHLHLDCHQSYLLALRSQHRPNSTLNVDKGEYWCPLCRQLGNAVLPISPEIGDLSALVKHPSTCDSDLVEEVDRLLHDLTVPTFSSTLTNAMARMMEDMTIATYAKYRNVSSNPSTPSLFMFVSSILRTNLEVELVQRGGMLVYQAEDVKMDVKRSCLMPLLHVLGFHSKILSGGGDSSVGGVGGGLHWIRQTWASITQRPVTGSEGAVTLREREVPILLRDPVTLLLQLILLLPSRIDQGYLKCVVGSVYRVAVVRAAVSALRSLNESQREQATTGGPLAPLLALAHNTLRDSPFFCDDQVLLADQAQESWTVNDVTCQVRETCLQFLRVAALLKAHLMEENAPVIADPLAECGTLEQYLGVWDNCSVVNSTIMGNMCGTYRASEVSSPVETRLGDLACGARVWCSEVATFASQAQVAASALLTTINFAQPRLLRLPHSYDAIFQYYHRRQCSQCNSVPKDPSVCLLCGTIVCLREPCCKQQEVCECVQHAIDCGAGTAIFLVINSSTVIVIRGPRVCLWGCVHLDSFGEEDRDLKRGKPLYLSEDRYRLLEQQWLSHAFDHTNKRWIWHRDIL, encoded by the exons TCCGCCGATACGACAATGCGACGACGTGCGGGCTGGTGTGGACGGCCAACTTCGTGGCGTATCGCTGCAGGACGTGTGGCATCTCCCCGTGCATGAGTCTCTGCGCCCAGTGCTTTCAG GAAGGGAACCACGAGGGTCATGATTTTAACATGTTCCGGTCACAAGCTGGCGGAGCGTGTGACTGTGGCAATTCCGCCGTCATGAAGGAGTCAGG GTTCTGCCACCGACACGGATCCCAAGCGCAGCTAAACAAACCCGAGGTGCCGCCAGACCTGCTCGCCATCGCCGACGCCATGATGCCTCGAATATTCTTGCGGTTCATCCAGCACTGTCGAGAGCACAG TTGTGCATCACTAGATAAGGTTCTCGAAGCGATGGAGGAGTCCTCTTTGTACCTGGACCTCCTTCAGGACCTCAGCCGTCTAGGGGCAGCTATGAGAAAGATAATGACTAAGTCTTTATGCAATCCAAAT GTATATACTGATTTAACTCAACCGTCCTCAAACTCAATGAATAATGAGTATTTGAAGCAAAATAAAACTTGGTATGAAGAGGCTCTCAATAGTATACCTTTTGGTGAAGTTCCTCCAGGATACCAAG ATATACCTACCCTAAATGGCCCCTTGGTCCACAAGACGTTTTTAGATGAGATAGTATTTTGGACTGTTAAATTTGAGTTCCCTCAGAAACTGGTTTGTCTACTTTTAAACATGCTCCCAGATACTGAGTATGAG GATGCCTTTGCAAGAGCATTTGTGCAGCACTATAGTCGCATATCTGTGATGTTGGTACAAAGTACAGATTCAGAAACCCTAAGCAACCGTGTTGTCCATGTTTCTGTACAGCTGTTCTCAGATCAAGATTTAGCTTACCGCATGACTGACTCATTCCACCTTCTCCATGTGATGATTGTTAGCCTCAAGAACATGATGAAGTCGATCTGTGTGCCATCTACTCTGCATG ATAAATTGCGGAATACCCATAGGGTCGTGAACTGTGGTGATCATGTAATGAAAAACCACTGCTACTGGCCACTGGTATCAGACCTTAACAATGTACTCTCACACAAGCCCATAGCTGTCAAATTTATGAGTGACCAAAGACTCATACAGGAATGGTTTTCATTTCTGTCCATGTTCCAAG GAATGAATGTCAATGTAAGAGAACTTACACAGCACATTGAGTTTGAACCTCAAACTTACTATGCAGCCTTCAGTGCTGAGCTGGAGGCCTCTGCTTCACCTATGTGGGCCCTCGTCTCTCACCTCAGAGACTCTGAAACTAGACACTATACATTCTCAGTCTTAAAGCAGTGTCTTCATGCCCTCAATAACTGGTTCAATGCAGTTGGCTTTGCTCATTCTGACATG GGTGATCCCTATCAGGTCTCGTTCCACCTCCCTTTGCACCGGTACTACTCTGTATTCATGTGCCAGGCTGTGAAAGCTCAGGGGGCTCGGTTGGAAGAGGTGCTCCCTCCGCAGGATTTGCTTCATCTGATCATGGTTCATCCACTGAGATTACag GCTGCCTTCTATGAGATCCTGAGTGGCATTTGGGTACGGAATGGATTGCAGATTAAGGGCCAGGCTATGACGTACATTCAGTGTCACTTCTGCAATTCTATGGTAGATGCTGATCTGTACCTTCTTCAGATCTGTGCTGGGGAACTTCCTCCAGATAATTTCATTATGACCGTGTTGGATAG GTTCCATGTATTGGAGTCACTGAGTATGTCACCCAGAGCTTCCAACAGCTTTCTGGATTCTGAACATGAAATGACAATTATAGAATCATGCCTCACTTTTCTTGCAACTCTTATGACTGTAAGAACTAACattg GTTTGAGTGAAAGTGAACTTGCACAGCTGGAGATGGTCACTTTGTTATGCATGGGAGACAAAACTCACTCCCAGTTGATGGAATATATGCCAGAGAAATGTGGAAGTGCAGCCCAAAGCCGAGACTTCGAGACTGTGCTCAGTAGG GTATCCTCATATAGAGCACCCAACTTTGAAGCTTCAGGAACAATGCAACAAGGAATGTATATCCCTAAAGATGAAGTTTGGGAGAATCTGTATGACCCAATATATGTTCTCCTACGAGCAGTTCAAAGAAGAGATTTCCAGGCTTCTCTTGATAGATTCAAATTGTA CTGTAAACAGTCTGGCAACATGAGTAATTCAGGGAGCCTATGGCCCCCCTTCCGGTTGCCAAGCCCAGTGACCAGCCCTTACACAGATCCTCAGAGAGTTATCGCTTGCCGAAGTTTCCACGCTGTTCTCCTGGTTCTCCTCTACAAGGCATTGAATGAAACCTCTTCCACAGACCATCTGTTAGCTTTGACTGTGTACCTGCTGGAACTCACTGTTGAATACCAAGCCAAGCATCATTCGCAAA gTGGTGAACTTGTCGCAGCCCAGTTCTATGAGAATGTGACAGAAGAGGTTGATGACAGACCAGATGGGCAATTTTGCAAGTGGTTCTTGACAGATGACATATTTACAAATGCCAATACTGTGGTATCTAGAGTGGATCTCAACCCCACTCCATCCATCAGCTCAAGCTCAGATG GTGAGTTAGATGGATCTGACTTGGAAATGGATGAATTGGAGGGAGGAGAGCCACGCTTGGCACTCCATGGTGCCCCAAGACCACGGCCACTCCCATCGGGCTCAGAGCTGGTGCTCTACCAGGAAGCAGCCTCAGCTGTTGTACCCACTGGGGAAACTCCCACAACGCCAGACACTCCAACACAGGATCACTTGTCACCTCTGGCTCTGCCACCGCCCACAACAGGGAACATGCTTGTGCCAGTCACACAGAGTGGTTCTCCAG GGGTGGCAGCACAAGCATCGTTACCAGCCCCAGTCCAGTTTCCACCCCTGCTAGCAGGGAcagaagtgggaaggagagggggtagcagaagcagcagtagcagcagtccAAGCTGCAGTAACAGGAGGCACCACGGTCGGTCCTACGTGGTGCCTCACCCCCTGCACCTGCGGTCCCGCCGACCGGCTGGCCCTGCCAAGGCTCTGCTTCCTGCTGGAGGGGATGGTTCCATGCCTCCTTCAGTGCAGACCTCGCCTCCCACACCTgaactctctcatttctcttcg TTACCACAGCTTGACTCTGGAGATGAATACATTGCAGTGGAAGaatctatcatctctcttctcatcaagCTCCACTCCAAACTCACAGGGAAACCTAATTCTTACCGTCCAAACTTCGATGAGTCATCAGACTCAAGGATAGGAGACGGACCTTTCTTCATCGCCAAATTGCTCAACAAGATAGGACGATATGAACCCTCTGCCAGACAAGGGATACTCGACACTATATCTCGCATCTACTGTAAACGGGAAGAAGACTCCTCAGCATCTTCAGAAGAAGAAGCtagagcaagggaagagaagcgaaAACGTGCCAAGGAGCGACAGAAGAGGGTAATGGCGGAATTTGCCTTCCGTCAGCGGCAGTTCATGGAACAGAACAAAGCAGaagcagcagaagcagaggcaagCGGGAATGATGCgatggaagtagaagaagagcaGCCCGAGAGGCATAAGGAATATGACTGTGTTATATGTAACCAATCAATACCGTCCACTCCTGAGAGACCAGTGGGACTCGTAGTGTTATTAcag GCAACCAGTGTTCTCGGCCACAGAACTTCCCAGCAGAAACCATTTAGTGTTCCTACTTCAGATTCTGAAAGAACAAGATTAAAACAACGAAGGTTTACCCTAGGCCAATTTATGGAAGAAAGAGCTGACACCTTGAATAGATACTTTGACTAT AACTCATGGCTGGTGTCCATGAATAATGGCTGGGAAGGAGGTGTTCATGTACAGACTTGCGGACACCACCTTCACTTGGACTGCCATCAGTCGTACCTCCTTGCACTTCGTTCACAGCACCGACCTAACAGCACCTTGAATGTGGATAA AGGTGAATATTGGTGCCCTTTGTGTCGACAACTTGGCAATGCAGTGTTACCCATCTCTCCCGAAATTGGTGATTTATCTGCCTTGGTAAAACATCCCTCCACGTGTGATAGTGATTTGGTGGAAGAGGTTGACAGGTTACTTCATGACCTCACTGTGCCT ACATTTAGCAGTACGCTGACAAATGCGATGGCTCGCATGATGGAAGACATGACCATTGCCACATATGCCAAGTACCGAAATGTGTCATCCAACCCCTCAACACCATCTCTCTTCATGTTTGTGTCCTCCATTCTAAGGACAAATCTAGAAGTGGAGTTAGTACAGCGAGGAGGAATGTTGGTTTACCAAGCAGAGGATGTGAAAATGGATGTGAAGCGTTCCTGCctta TGCCCCTTCTTCATGTATTGGGATTCCACTCGAAGATCCTGAGTGGAGGTGGAGATTCATCTGttggaggtgtaggaggaggattaCACTGGATCAGGCAGACATGGGCCTCCATCACACAGCGACCAGTGACCGGTAGTGAAGGAGCTGTCACtctaagagagagggaagttccCATCCTTCTCAGAGATCCTGTGACACTCCTTTTGCAGCTCATTCTGTTGCTGCCATCAAGGATTGATCAAG GCTACTTAAAGTGCGTAGTTGGTAGTGTGTATCGCGTTGCGGTTGTGCGTGCTGCAGTGTCTGCTCTACGGTCACTGAATGAAAGCCAGCGTGAGCAGGCAACAACAGGAGGCCCACTTGCTCCTCTTTTAGCATTGGCTCACAACACTTTGCGTGACAGTCCTTTCTTCTGCGACGATCAAGTGCTCTTGGCTGACCAAGCACAGGAGTCTTGGACTGTGAATGATGTCACATGTCAG GTTCGAGAAACTTGCCTACAGTTTTTGCGTGTTGCTGCACTCCTGAAAGCACACCTCATGGAGGAAAATGCACCTGTCATTGCTGATCCCCTTGCAGAGTGTGGAACTTTAGAACAGTACCTAGGAGTATGGGATAACTGCTCAGTTGTCAATTCTACAATAATGG GCAATATGTGTGGCACCTATCGAGCAAGTGAAGTATCCAGCCCTGTGGAGACCCGTCTGGGAGATTTGGCTTGTGGTGCAAGAGTTTGGTGTAGTGAGGTTGCAACCTTTGCTTCCCAGGCACAAGTGGCAGCATCAGCTCTCCTCACTACCATTAACTTTGCACAACCCCGTCTCCTTCGCCTGCCACACTCGTACGATGCCATATTTCAG tactATCACAGACGGCAGTGTTCACAGTGTAACAGTGTCCCAAAAGATCCAAGTGTTTGCCTACTTTGTGGCACCATAGTCTGCTTGCGGGAACCTTGCTGCAAGCAGCAagaagtatgtgagtgtgtgcaacaTGCAATAGACTGTGGAGCAGGAACAGCCATCTTCCTGGTGATCAACTCttcaacagtgatagtgatacgAGGACCAAGAGTTTGTCTTTGGGGTTGCGTGCATCTAGACTCCTTTGGGGAAGAAGATCGTGACCTCAA ACGTGGGAAGCCTCTGTACCTAAGTGAAGACCGCTACCGCCTGCTGGAGCAACAGTGGCTCTCGCATGCATTCGACCACACCAACAAACGCTGGATTTGGCACCGAGACATTCTCTGA